A window from Podospora bellae-mahoneyi strain CBS 112042 chromosome 1 map unlocalized CBS112042p_1, whole genome shotgun sequence encodes these proteins:
- the CBH1_2 gene encoding Exoglucanase 1 (EggNog:ENOG503NVUF; COG:G; CAZy:GH7): MYRSAAFLTFASLVLGQQVGTYTAERHPSMPIQVCTAPGQCTRESTEVVLDANWRWTHITNGYTNCYTGNEWNATACPDGATCAKNCAVDGADYSGTYGITTPSSGALRLQFVKKNDNGQNVGSRVYLMASSDKYKLFNLLNKEFTFDVDVSKLPCGLNGAVYFSEMLEDGGLKSFSGNKAGAKYGTGYCDSQCPQDIKFINGEANVEGWGGADGNSGTGKYGICCAEMDIWEANSDATAYTPHVCSVNEQTRCEGVDCGAGSDRYNSICDKDGCDFNSYRLGNREFYGPGKTVDTTRPFTIVTQFVTDDGTDSGNLKSIHRYYVQDGNVIPNSVTEVAGVDQTNFISEGFCEQQKSAFGDNNYFGQLGGMRAMGESLKKMVLVLSIWDDHAVNMNWLDSIFPNDADPEQPGVARGRCDPADGVPATIEAAHPDAYVIYSNIKFGAINSTFTAN, encoded by the exons ATGTACCGCTCAGCAGCTTTCCTCACCTTTGCCAGCCTCGTGCTTGGACAACAAGTTGGCACCTACACAGCTGAGCGCCATCCTTCTATGCCTATCCAAGTGTGCACTGCACCGGGCCAATGCACAAGGGAGAGCACGGAGGTGGTCCTTGAT GCCAACTGGCGCTGGACACACATCACAAACGGCTACACCAACTGCTACACCGGCAACGAGTGGAACGCAACCGCCTGCCCAGACGGAGCCACCTGCGCGAAGAACTGCGCCGTCGACGGCGCCGACTACAGCGGCACCTACGGCATTACCACCCCTTCGTCCGGAGCCCTGAGGCTCCAGTTTGTCAAGAAGAACGACAACGGCCAGAATGTCGGCTCCAGAGTCTACCTCATGGCCAGCTCGGACAAGTACAAGctgttcaacctcctcaacaaggaATTCACCTTTGACGTGGACGTCTCCAAGCTCCCGTGCGGGTTGAACGGCGCCGTGTACTTTAGCGAGATgctcgaggatggtgggCTCAAGTCTTTCAGCGGGAACAAGGCCGGTGCTAAGTATGGCACTGGGTATTGCGACTCTCAATGCCCGCAGGATATCAAGTTTATCAATGGCGAG GCAAACGTCGAAGGCTGGGGCGGAGCCGACGGCAACTCAGGCACAGGCAAATACGGCATCTGCTGCGCGGAAATGGACATCTGGGAAGCAAACTCGGACGCGACAGCCTACACCCCGCACGTCTGCTCCGTCAACGAGCAGACCCGCTGCGAGGGCGTCGACTGCGGCGCCGGCAGCGACAGGTACAACTCCATCTGCGACAAGGACGGCTGCGACTTCAACTCGTACCGCCTCGGCAACAGGGAGTTTTACGGCCCCGGCAAGACGGTCGACACGACCAGGCCCTTCACCATCGTCACCCAGTTTGTCACCGACGACGGGACCGACAGTGGCAACTTGAAGAGTATCCATCGGTATTACGTCCAGGATGGGAATGTGATTCCTAATTCTGTCACCGAGGTTGCGGGGGTGGACCAGACGAATTTTATCAGTGAGGGTTTCTGCGAGCAGCAGAAGAGTGCGTTTGGggataataattattttgggcagctgggggggatgagggctATGGGGGAGAgcttgaagaagatggtgttggtttTGAGTATTTGGGATGATCA TGCTGTGAACATGAACTGGCTCGACAGCATCTTCCCCAACGATGCTGACCCGGAGCAGCCAGGTGTTGCTCGCGGGAGGTGCGATCCTGCTGATGGAGTGCCGGCGACGATTGAGGCTGCTCATCCAGATGCGTATGTTATTTACTCCAACATCAAGTTTGGGGCTATCAACTCGACTTTCACTGCCAATTAG